From a region of the Paenibacillus lutimineralis genome:
- a CDS encoding peptidoglycan D,D-transpeptidase FtsI family protein, translating to MKGRFNIRLNLFFFSAFAIFTVIIVRLAILQFVEGPSLSKQEMSMRIKDVPLSPIRGSILAAGGEKLAYSTAVQSLYITLQKDYSMSARGKENRPEALEIAKKLKEVFDKYGDKASEPMTEEDIVKALDLDYKKGNGYSPRLIKSGLNMKEVAYFLERKSEFPGIDIVEDSVRHYDKDTVAVQTVGYQKKFKFMDAEKLYESTRKANASKDKDPALDYTGEELVGADGLELYYQEYLRGKNGYKKVPIDPRNMATGVSEIVPPEKGYDLHTNINKNIQMVAEQAIMDQIDWVHKNRVSGEVHPNAKTGYAVAMEVDTGNVVAIASMPDYDTNVWQSGGINPEDWAKIEANYQNGSITPYSSGQSGHNFGSNVLLGSTIKPLSVLIGLNEGLFATTDYYPDTGIAYFGKNNSSSVRNSGRHAYGPIKPTEAIRVSSNAFMVDMVGERLYNKYKSEGIGVWDKYMKKFGLGISTGVDLPKEFLGQLGYNNESETALSRLVYASFGQQGGYTTMQLAQYTATLASRGSRMEPHIVNKITDENGNIIKEFKPKVLNKVEFKDAYWNAVIDGMRTDVSAFAGFPYDFARKTGTSEQWGAGANRDNGVFIAFAPRKNPKLAVAVIIPEGGFGAWSAAPVARKIFDAYDQEYGLDGIPKKSLQQQDGKH from the coding sequence ATGAAGGGTCGATTTAATATTAGACTGAATCTTTTCTTTTTCAGTGCATTTGCAATATTTACGGTCATCATTGTTCGCCTGGCGATTTTGCAGTTCGTTGAAGGTCCAAGTCTGTCCAAACAGGAGATGAGCATGCGGATCAAGGATGTCCCACTATCACCGATTCGTGGCTCTATCTTAGCGGCAGGCGGCGAGAAGCTTGCTTACTCGACCGCGGTGCAGTCGTTATACATTACACTCCAGAAAGACTACAGCATGTCGGCGCGGGGCAAGGAGAACCGACCTGAAGCGCTGGAAATCGCCAAGAAGCTAAAGGAAGTATTCGATAAGTATGGCGATAAGGCTAGTGAGCCGATGACGGAGGAAGATATCGTCAAGGCACTGGACCTGGATTACAAAAAAGGCAACGGTTATTCGCCAAGACTGATCAAATCGGGATTAAATATGAAAGAAGTTGCTTATTTCTTAGAGCGTAAATCAGAGTTCCCTGGTATCGACATCGTTGAGGATAGCGTTCGGCACTACGATAAGGATACGGTAGCTGTACAGACGGTTGGATATCAGAAGAAATTTAAATTTATGGATGCTGAAAAGTTGTACGAATCAACTCGTAAAGCAAATGCTTCAAAGGACAAGGACCCTGCTCTGGATTATACGGGTGAGGAGCTCGTTGGTGCTGATGGACTGGAGTTGTACTATCAGGAGTATTTACGCGGCAAGAATGGATATAAGAAAGTTCCTATCGACCCGCGGAATATGGCTACAGGCGTATCGGAGATCGTTCCACCGGAGAAGGGATATGATCTGCATACGAATATCAACAAGAATATTCAGATGGTCGCTGAGCAGGCGATTATGGATCAGATCGATTGGGTCCATAAAAACCGGGTATCCGGTGAGGTCCACCCTAATGCGAAGACAGGCTACGCCGTTGCAATGGAAGTGGACACCGGCAATGTTGTAGCCATTGCGAGTATGCCGGATTATGATACGAACGTATGGCAATCCGGCGGGATTAATCCCGAAGACTGGGCTAAAATAGAAGCAAATTATCAGAATGGGTCGATTACCCCATATAGTTCGGGGCAATCAGGACATAATTTTGGCTCTAATGTACTGCTTGGTTCAACGATCAAGCCTTTGTCTGTATTGATTGGTCTTAATGAGGGGCTGTTTGCAACAACGGATTATTATCCTGATACAGGTATTGCCTACTTTGGTAAGAATAATTCATCTAGCGTCCGCAACTCAGGAAGGCATGCTTATGGTCCAATTAAACCCACTGAAGCGATTCGTGTTTCCTCTAATGCCTTTATGGTCGATATGGTCGGGGAGAGGTTATATAATAAATACAAGTCTGAAGGAATCGGCGTTTGGGATAAATATATGAAGAAGTTCGGTCTAGGAATATCAACGGGAGTAGACCTTCCTAAAGAGTTCCTGGGTCAGCTTGGCTATAACAATGAATCAGAGACAGCACTATCCCGATTGGTATATGCTTCTTTCGGACAGCAGGGCGGCTATACAACCATGCAATTGGCTCAATATACGGCGACTCTCGCAAGCCGAGGTTCGCGAATGGAGCCGCATATCGTTAACAAAATTACCGATGAGAACGGAAATATCATTAAAGAATTTAAGCCGAAGGTACTGAATAAGGTTGAGTTTAAAGATGCTTATTGGAATGCAGTAATTGATGGGATGAGGACCGATGTATCTGCCTTTGCCGGATTCCCGTATGATTTTGCCCGGAAGACGGGTACCTCGGAGCAATGGGGAGCTGGGGCTAACCGGGATAACGGTGTATTTATCGCCTTTGCTCCGCGCAAAAATCCGAAGCTTGCAGTTGCGGTCATTATTCCAGAAGGCGGCTTCGGGGCCTGGAGCGCCGCACCGGTCGCCCGTAAAATTTTTGATGCTTATGATCAAGAGTATGGGCTGGACGGTATACCGAAGAAAAGCCTTCAGCAGCAGGACGGTAAGCACTAA
- a CDS encoding metal ABC transporter permease, which translates to MMDFWIILTGTLVAATCGILGCFLVLRKMAMVGDAISHSVLPGIAIAFLIGGSRDSFLMLFGAAVLGLITVFLIQLLQRSGLQSDASIGIVFTALFAIGVILISRNAQHIDLDLDCVLFGEIAYVPWDSLIWNGYNLGPVAIWMLGATFLIVLITIVLFYKQFKICAFDPALAAALGIPVALFHYLLMGLVSLSTVASFESVGAILVVGMLIVPAATAYLLTDRLGLMLLYSVLIGAISSTGGYYIAKLFDASIAGSMITVCGILFVLAFLFSPSHGLVSRWTKRQQMRVGSLKQAAE; encoded by the coding sequence ATGATGGATTTCTGGATTATACTTACCGGCACTTTAGTCGCGGCAACCTGCGGGATTCTTGGCTGCTTCCTCGTCCTGCGCAAAATGGCGATGGTGGGAGATGCGATTAGTCATTCTGTACTTCCCGGCATTGCGATAGCCTTCCTCATCGGCGGCTCGCGGGATTCGTTCCTGATGCTGTTCGGAGCCGCGGTGCTTGGACTGATTACCGTGTTCCTGATTCAATTGCTGCAGCGTAGCGGCTTGCAGTCAGATGCTTCCATCGGCATCGTATTTACGGCATTGTTCGCGATCGGGGTTATTCTGATCAGCCGCAATGCCCAGCATATAGACCTGGACCTGGATTGTGTGTTATTTGGAGAAATTGCCTATGTGCCATGGGATTCTTTGATCTGGAATGGCTACAATCTGGGTCCTGTCGCTATCTGGATGCTGGGAGCAACCTTCCTTATTGTGCTGATTACGATCGTGTTATTTTATAAGCAGTTCAAAATATGCGCCTTCGATCCAGCGCTCGCTGCAGCCTTGGGCATACCTGTGGCGTTGTTCCACTATTTATTGATGGGGCTGGTCTCCCTATCAACGGTAGCTTCCTTCGAAAGTGTAGGAGCGATTCTCGTCGTCGGGATGCTCATCGTCCCTGCAGCGACGGCATACCTGTTGACTGACCGTCTCGGTCTGATGCTGCTGTACAGCGTCTTGATCGGGGCTATCAGCTCTACTGGCGGTTACTATATTGCGAAGCTGTTCGATGCTTCGATTGCCGGTTCGATGATCACGGTATGCGGAATTCTGTTCGTTCTAGCGTTCCTGTTCTCACCTTCGCATGGGCTAGTCTCCCGTTGGACGAAACGACAGCAGATGCGGGTGGGCAGTTTGAAACAGGCAGCAGAATGA
- a CDS encoding metal ABC transporter solute-binding protein, Zn/Mn family: MGQISVKKGPLQRAKITLSVLVLVIVAACSKVEGEASHLQRAEDGDKIQVVSTIGMITDVVQEVGGEEVEAIGLMGPGVDPHLYKASQGDMTRLDRADMIFYGGLHLEGKMTEIFEKLERSKPTVAVSRGIDTSLLRSGEDAGGTQYDPHIWFNVKHWISATETIRDALASYDPAHADLYKDNAEKYIQQLKELDEEVRTAVAEIPPSGRVLVTAHDAFGYFGEAYGIKVMGLQGISTAAEYGSKDVSELRDYLVDNKIKAVFVESSIPTKSMEAVIAGAKEKGHEVEIGGELYSDSLGEPGSDADTYIKMVRHNVSTIVNALK; the protein is encoded by the coding sequence ATGGGACAGATTTCAGTTAAGAAAGGCCCTTTGCAGAGGGCGAAGATTACACTAAGTGTGCTGGTGCTGGTCATCGTTGCAGCCTGCTCCAAAGTGGAGGGAGAAGCCTCGCATCTCCAAAGAGCCGAGGATGGCGACAAAATCCAAGTTGTCTCCACGATTGGGATGATTACGGATGTTGTTCAGGAGGTCGGCGGGGAAGAGGTTGAAGCTATCGGCTTGATGGGGCCAGGGGTAGACCCGCACCTATATAAAGCTTCGCAAGGAGATATGACACGATTGGATCGGGCGGATATGATCTTTTACGGAGGTCTGCATCTGGAAGGAAAAATGACGGAGATCTTCGAGAAGCTCGAGCGCAGCAAGCCGACGGTAGCCGTATCCCGAGGAATTGATACCTCGCTGCTTCGTTCCGGGGAGGATGCAGGTGGTACACAGTATGATCCTCATATCTGGTTCAATGTGAAGCACTGGATATCAGCAACGGAGACAATCCGCGATGCTTTGGCCAGCTATGACCCGGCCCACGCTGATCTCTATAAAGACAATGCCGAGAAATATATACAGCAATTGAAGGAACTCGACGAAGAGGTGCGGACGGCGGTTGCCGAAATTCCACCATCCGGCCGTGTGCTTGTAACTGCACATGATGCCTTTGGATATTTTGGAGAAGCCTACGGGATTAAAGTTATGGGATTGCAGGGGATCAGTACGGCCGCGGAGTATGGCTCTAAGGATGTGAGCGAGCTTCGGGATTACCTGGTCGACAATAAGATCAAGGCGGTGTTCGTAGAATCCAGCATACCGACGAAATCGATGGAAGCGGTCATTGCCGGAGCCAAGGAGAAGGGACATGAGGTTGAGATCGGCGGTGAATTGTATTCCGATTCGTTAGGGGAGCCGGGATCTGATGCGGATACTTATATCAAAATGGTACGGCACAATGTAAGCACGATCGTAAATGCATTGAAATAA
- a CDS encoding metal ABC transporter ATP-binding protein has protein sequence MGVYPLEVSNLTVAYQKKPVLNSVSFRIPSGKLIGVLGPNGAGKSTMLKAVLGLIPAVEGTVKVFGRSYQENRKKVGYVPQRESVDWDFPTNALDVVMMGRYGHLGWIRRPGVKERQIAMECLAKVGMADFAGRQISQLSGGQQQRVFLARALAQNATLYFMDEPFAGVDATTEKAIIRLLHELKEQGKTVLVVHHDLSTVKEYFDEVVLLNGKLVAAGPTEEIFTSSNLQKTYGGRIAMLQDVAQEAVSLT, from the coding sequence ATGGGTGTGTACCCGCTTGAAGTAAGTAATTTGACGGTAGCCTATCAGAAGAAGCCGGTATTAAATTCGGTATCCTTTCGGATTCCTTCCGGGAAGCTGATCGGGGTGCTCGGCCCAAACGGGGCTGGGAAATCGACGATGCTGAAGGCGGTGCTGGGACTCATCCCGGCTGTTGAAGGCACAGTGAAGGTATTTGGCCGCAGTTACCAAGAGAATCGGAAGAAGGTCGGCTATGTGCCACAGCGCGAATCCGTCGATTGGGACTTCCCAACGAATGCGCTGGATGTAGTTATGATGGGCAGATATGGACATCTGGGCTGGATTCGCCGTCCGGGGGTGAAGGAGCGGCAGATCGCCATGGAATGTCTGGCCAAGGTCGGCATGGCGGATTTCGCGGGCAGGCAGATCAGTCAGTTGTCCGGGGGACAACAGCAGCGAGTATTTCTAGCGAGAGCATTGGCGCAAAATGCCACACTCTATTTCATGGATGAACCTTTTGCCGGGGTAGACGCGACGACAGAGAAAGCGATCATTCGTCTGCTGCATGAGCTTAAGGAGCAAGGCAAGACGGTGCTTGTTGTCCACCACGATCTGTCCACCGTGAAGGAGTACTTTGATGAAGTCGTTCTACTTAACGGCAAGCTAGTAGCTGCGGGGCCGACCGAGGAGATATTTACCTCCTCCAATCTGCAGAAGACTTATGGCGGAAGGATTGCCATGCTGCAGGATGTAGCGCAGGAGGCGGTGAGTCTTACATGA
- a CDS encoding putative polysaccharide biosynthesis protein → MSKKESFIKGTLILAGAALIARVLGLFQRVPLEHILGDIGNASYSQANAAYFMLLTIATAGIPSTLSKMVSERHALNRPMEARRIYHAGLMFAAISGIVMFVLLYIFAPVYARASGIPETAVTIRALAPALLLFPLIAIIRGYLQGRNIMIAGGISQVIEQFVRVGTGLILAFLFYHWGYSGEKIAAGATFGAVIGGVAALLVMLYYNMKVRRKDRSELPLQADDGQARISYGRIYAEIFKLSIPIVVSSMTVSAVNFIDNSILKPLLSGQIGPNEATYVLGILGNRAQMIAGIPPILAIALSQSLVPIISAAFARGDQAHLKRQVTLAMQVAVLTGMPIILALGTAAYSVNGLLFSTRDGSGIVALLTFATIFQITMMTSNSILLGINKATLSMVHVIIGIIVKLVASYALAPLLGIYGIIIATALCFLVITLLNLRSMKKIVPFSIMGGRWAGFLLTVVALAGVGYGLNQLGVGMEAFMPGRVAFFITCCIVGAAVVALYPVLLVVLRVVRKEELGTYPRALQKVFRPLMRLQRGSAGKGGTM, encoded by the coding sequence TTGTCCAAGAAAGAATCGTTCATCAAAGGCACGTTAATTCTTGCCGGAGCGGCATTGATCGCCAGAGTGCTGGGCTTGTTCCAGCGCGTTCCCTTGGAGCATATTTTAGGCGATATCGGGAACGCATCTTACTCCCAGGCGAATGCCGCTTATTTCATGCTGCTAACAATTGCAACAGCGGGAATTCCTAGTACACTTAGTAAAATGGTATCGGAGCGCCATGCACTGAACCGTCCGATGGAAGCAAGACGAATCTATCATGCGGGGTTGATGTTTGCGGCTATTTCCGGCATTGTGATGTTCGTACTCTTGTATATTTTTGCTCCGGTGTATGCTCGGGCATCGGGCATTCCCGAGACGGCTGTGACGATTCGAGCGCTAGCGCCTGCCTTGCTGTTATTTCCTCTGATCGCGATTATCCGTGGATATTTGCAGGGGCGGAATATTATGATTGCTGGCGGTATTTCGCAGGTTATCGAACAATTCGTTCGCGTCGGAACGGGTCTGATTCTAGCTTTTCTATTCTATCATTGGGGTTATTCGGGTGAGAAAATCGCTGCCGGGGCTACTTTTGGGGCAGTCATTGGCGGCGTCGCCGCGCTGCTCGTTATGCTCTATTACAATATGAAGGTCCGCCGTAAGGACCGCAGCGAGCTGCCGCTTCAGGCTGATGATGGACAAGCCAGAATCTCCTATGGCCGCATCTACGCGGAAATCTTCAAGCTGTCGATTCCGATCGTCGTCTCTTCGATGACAGTATCGGCTGTGAACTTCATTGATAACTCGATTCTGAAGCCGCTCTTGTCGGGACAGATTGGTCCGAATGAAGCGACATATGTACTCGGAATTCTTGGCAATCGGGCGCAAATGATCGCTGGTATTCCACCGATTCTAGCTATTGCGCTGAGTCAATCGCTCGTACCGATCATTTCGGCAGCCTTTGCCCGCGGAGATCAGGCGCATTTGAAGCGGCAGGTTACTCTGGCCATGCAGGTCGCCGTACTTACCGGCATGCCGATTATTCTTGCTCTGGGGACGGCGGCTTACTCGGTCAACGGTTTGCTCTTCAGTACACGTGACGGAAGTGGAATCGTAGCCTTGCTTACTTTTGCAACGATCTTCCAGATTACAATGATGACGAGCAACTCGATCCTGCTAGGGATTAATAAGGCGACCTTATCGATGGTGCATGTCATCATCGGAATTATCGTCAAGTTGGTAGCCAGCTATGCCCTGGCTCCGCTGCTTGGCATCTATGGCATTATTATTGCAACAGCATTATGCTTCCTCGTCATTACGCTGCTTAATCTGCGCTCGATGAAGAAGATCGTACCGTTCTCGATTATGGGAGGACGCTGGGCAGGATTCCTGCTTACCGTCGTTGCCTTGGCGGGAGTTGGTTATGGGCTGAATCAGCTTGGCGTCGGGATGGAAGCCTTCATGCCAGGGCGCGTGGCCTTCTTCATCACATGCTGCATCGTCGGGGCCGCCGTGGTGGCTCTCTATCCTGTATTGCTCGTCGTTCTGCGCGTTGTCCGTAAGGAAGAACTGGGAACCTATCCGCGGGCACTACAGAAGGTCTTCAGACCGCTCATGCGCCTGCAGCGCGGTTCAGCAGGTAAAGGCGGAACCATGTAA
- a CDS encoding DUF2515 family protein codes for MTQQIPPDPDNTSKEGLRKLILRLPTAISEVVKDKTAQWTNSSKLREERLPLDWNEAAVNAVKAEVEDLLRRKSALGGIAEPWTEAELKLAEEITDATRKAEISNITRTEAYWQFFEQYPELHWAFLAHMVSRNAGWWMTDLKGSRLQNVFDEEGKQSFYRFFERSNALIFQDAFPQLLLYAKSREMGRSLFHLLPHFHVSRFMQPFWERFWIDRSSPLLTVGLIINEQNYIDKQVFRHPHYQISIGDFNESALIQLLGMNHIIFPLLKNSGDEDGLRECESAADGQDCPESGDVRRLAGRSVVNPVSLPARIALGKSLYAMLFGLRAVHSGAQRFAAGVPHTGSRADYWPDLFTANPAEALTPAQGSELAEGETLPGGQRLYSPKLTDVWGDAPYEPILREDWFKDPSALNGISAPQSPYLCDISREHRYGITKAALPEDAAD; via the coding sequence ATGACGCAGCAAATTCCCCCTGATCCGGATAACACGTCCAAAGAGGGTCTAAGAAAATTGATTCTTCGTCTACCTACAGCGATCAGCGAAGTTGTTAAAGACAAGACTGCTCAGTGGACCAATTCCAGCAAATTAAGGGAAGAACGATTGCCCCTGGACTGGAACGAGGCTGCGGTCAATGCGGTTAAGGCGGAAGTTGAAGATTTGCTGCGCCGTAAATCTGCACTTGGAGGCATCGCCGAGCCCTGGACAGAAGCCGAGCTAAAGCTTGCCGAAGAGATTACCGACGCGACTCGTAAGGCGGAAATTAGCAATATTACACGCACCGAAGCTTATTGGCAGTTTTTTGAGCAATATCCAGAGCTGCACTGGGCCTTCCTGGCTCATATGGTATCGCGTAATGCCGGCTGGTGGATGACTGACCTGAAGGGGAGCAGATTACAGAATGTATTCGATGAAGAGGGAAAACAGTCTTTCTACCGTTTTTTTGAGCGCAGTAATGCGCTTATTTTCCAAGATGCCTTCCCGCAGCTTCTATTATATGCCAAGAGCCGCGAAATGGGCCGAAGCCTGTTCCACCTGCTTCCGCACTTCCATGTCTCCCGCTTCATGCAGCCCTTCTGGGAGCGGTTCTGGATCGACCGCAGCAGTCCACTACTGACTGTCGGGCTTATCATTAATGAACAGAACTATATAGATAAGCAGGTCTTTCGCCATCCGCATTATCAGATATCAATAGGTGATTTCAATGAATCCGCTCTGATTCAATTGCTCGGCATGAATCATATCATATTCCCGCTGCTGAAGAACAGCGGGGATGAAGACGGACTCAGAGAATGTGAGTCCGCAGCCGACGGGCAAGACTGTCCTGAATCTGGTGATGTGCGCCGGCTGGCCGGTCGCAGCGTCGTTAACCCGGTCAGTCTGCCCGCCCGCATCGCGCTAGGCAAGAGCCTGTACGCGATGCTGTTTGGCCTGCGCGCCGTGCACAGCGGCGCGCAGCGCTTCGCCGCGGGCGTGCCGCACACGGGCTCGCGCGCGGACTATTGGCCGGATTTGTTCACGGCCAATCCAGCGGAAGCTCTGACCCCCGCCCAGGGGTCAGAGCTTGCCGAAGGCGAGACGCTGCCCGGCGGCCAGCGTCTCTATAGCCCCAAGCTGACGGACGTTTGGGGCGACGCCCCCTACGAACCAATCCTGCGCGAGGATTGGTTCAAGGACCCGAGCGCGCTGAACGGGATCAGCGCGCCGCAGTCGCCGTACCTGTGCGACATCAGTCGCGAGCACAGGTACGGTATAACAAAGGCGGCGCTCCCGGAGGACGCCGCCGACTAG
- a CDS encoding Cof-type HAD-IIB family hydrolase has protein sequence MTLKYKLLALDMDGTLLTDQHQISPDTEKWLRKAMAAGVHVCLSTGRRFVDAVPFGEQLGLGTPMVTVNGSEVWRSPHELYRREQLDQSVVKRMHQMSRDHDVWFWADAVEGTYNEKNWRPELLEQNHWLKFGYHTEDHDLRHSLMTELQNIGGLEITNSSPYNLEINPAGINKATGIRTVCELLGVRMEEVVAIGDSLNDLAVIQAAGLGVAMGNAQLAVQEQADVVTASNNDDGIAIIIRDYILT, from the coding sequence ATTACTTTGAAGTATAAATTGCTGGCATTGGATATGGATGGGACCTTACTTACAGATCAACACCAAATTTCTCCAGATACGGAAAAATGGCTGCGTAAGGCGATGGCAGCCGGTGTGCATGTATGCTTGTCAACGGGTCGCCGATTCGTTGATGCGGTGCCGTTCGGCGAACAGCTTGGTCTGGGTACACCCATGGTAACGGTTAATGGAAGTGAAGTATGGCGTTCTCCACATGAACTGTATCGCCGGGAACAACTTGATCAGTCGGTCGTGAAGCGGATGCATCAAATGTCCCGGGATCATGATGTATGGTTCTGGGCAGATGCGGTAGAAGGAACTTATAATGAGAAGAACTGGAGGCCGGAACTGCTGGAGCAGAATCATTGGCTTAAGTTCGGTTATCATACTGAGGATCATGATCTGCGCCACTCCTTAATGACGGAGCTGCAAAATATCGGCGGACTTGAGATTACGAATTCTTCCCCTTATAATTTGGAGATCAATCCTGCCGGGATTAATAAGGCGACTGGAATTCGTACGGTCTGCGAGCTTCTCGGCGTGAGGATGGAGGAAGTCGTAGCAATCGGCGATAGCTTGAACGATCTGGCCGTCATTCAGGCGGCGGGCCTCGGCGTAGCTATGGGTAATGCGCAATTAGCAGTTCAGGAACAGGCGGATGTTGTGACGGCTTCCAACAATGATGATGGGATTGCGATAATTATCCGCGATTATATTTTGACGTAG
- a CDS encoding DUF456 domain-containing protein, protein MAVLGWILVIALFAIGMAGAVYPVLPGVLAVYFAFFVYGWFFSFDSFGWVFWTVQTLIVVVLMVADYAVGAWGVKKFGGSKLSIWLSTIGIIVGPFVIPAFGLVLGPLLGAMIGELIRGESIDRAFKVGIGSVVGLFSSFVVKIILQLVMIILFIIWVI, encoded by the coding sequence ATGGCAGTGCTGGGCTGGATATTGGTCATCGCTTTATTTGCTATCGGGATGGCAGGGGCGGTATATCCTGTTTTGCCAGGGGTACTTGCTGTCTATTTTGCCTTTTTCGTCTACGGTTGGTTCTTCTCGTTCGATTCGTTCGGGTGGGTGTTCTGGACCGTTCAAACCTTGATTGTCGTTGTTCTGATGGTGGCCGACTACGCGGTTGGAGCCTGGGGTGTGAAGAAGTTTGGCGGTAGCAAGCTATCGATCTGGCTAAGTACCATCGGCATTATTGTCGGCCCTTTCGTCATACCAGCTTTCGGCCTTGTGCTTGGTCCGCTGCTCGGGGCGATGATCGGGGAACTGATCCGCGGGGAGAGTATTGATAGAGCTTTTAAGGTAGGTATCGGCTCTGTTGTTGGTTTATTCAGCAGCTTTGTGGTTAAGATTATCCTCCAGCTTGTCATGATTATTCTATTTATTATATGGGTTATCTAA
- a CDS encoding metal ABC transporter permease: protein MSTLLGWFADPNMQWILMGSLLLGIGSGVIGSFTYLRKQSLLGDALAHAALPGICIAFMLSGVKSIGLFMIGSIVSGMIATFGIYAITRYSRIKQDAALGIILSVFFGIGVMLMTKIQHSGNGNQSGLDKYMFGQAASMMKSDVYMMGAVSLLLILICFIFFKEFKLVSFDPGFARGMGMKVGLLEQVLLFMTVIAVVVGIQAVGVVLVAALLITPAVSARYWTDSLGVMVIIAGVIGAFSGVTGTLISGTLSNLPTGPVTVLAATSMFCVSVVFAPNRGLIAKLWRRARTRQHIRKTQSLETARHRAGTVEGGLDG, encoded by the coding sequence ATGTCTACTTTATTAGGCTGGTTTGCCGATCCGAATATGCAGTGGATTCTGATGGGTTCCTTATTGCTTGGAATCGGAAGCGGAGTTATCGGCTCATTCACTTATTTACGCAAACAGAGCCTGTTAGGGGATGCGCTTGCCCATGCCGCACTCCCGGGGATTTGCATCGCCTTCATGTTAAGCGGTGTTAAATCGATTGGATTATTCATGATCGGCTCCATCGTGTCGGGAATGATAGCGACCTTCGGCATCTATGCCATAACTCGTTATTCACGCATCAAGCAGGATGCAGCACTTGGCATTATTTTATCGGTATTCTTCGGAATCGGGGTCATGTTGATGACGAAGATTCAGCATAGTGGGAACGGAAATCAAAGCGGACTCGATAAGTATATGTTCGGGCAGGCAGCGTCAATGATGAAGTCCGATGTATATATGATGGGCGCTGTCTCACTGTTGCTGATCTTGATCTGCTTCATATTCTTCAAAGAATTCAAGCTTGTCAGCTTTGACCCTGGCTTTGCTAGAGGGATGGGTATGAAAGTAGGGCTGCTGGAGCAGGTGCTCTTATTCATGACGGTGATTGCTGTCGTTGTAGGAATTCAGGCGGTTGGCGTTGTGTTGGTAGCCGCACTGCTTATCACTCCAGCCGTATCGGCCCGGTACTGGACGGACTCGCTTGGAGTTATGGTTATCATTGCCGGAGTGATCGGTGCATTCTCGGGTGTAACGGGGACATTGATTAGCGGAACGCTATCGAATCTTCCTACCGGACCGGTTACTGTACTGGCTGCAACTTCGATGTTCTGTGTCTCGGTGGTATTTGCTCCGAACCGCGGCCTTATAGCCAAGTTATGGCGTAGGGCGCGGACCAGGCAGCATATACGTAAGACTCAATCGCTCGAGACAGCTCGCCATCGCGCAGGAACTGTGGAAGGAGGGCTAGACGGATGA